In a single window of the Botrytis cinerea B05.10 chromosome 12, complete sequence genome:
- the Bcap9 gene encoding Bcap9, whose product MPSLLQAFYVLALINLVLAAPHPAQKRSFKVERVANPNYVGRTAGAGTRALIKAYNKHSMTLPASLVEAMNSGANPAFPEGNSKAATGSTTAVAAAASGSAAAGTGIVAATPESGDVEYLSQVNIGGQTMNMDFDSGSSDLWVFSTQLATASQSGHQNYDSSKSTSFKAMQGATWSISYGDGSGAAGNVGTDTVNIGGATVTGQAIEMATAVSASFVSDTQSNGLVGLAFSKLNTVKPTQQKTFFDNAMSQGLAQPVFTADLRKAAAGSYEFGNIDSTKFNGSLTWAAVNTTQGFWQFSSGKFSVGGGPETAVPNGQAIADTGTTLMLADANIVNGYYSKVQGAVNNQTVGGVTFPCAATLPDLAIDVGGTYMATVRGSDINYAPVDNTGTTCFGGLQATTSNLQIYGDIMFKSQFVAFNGGNNSLGMAPHQ is encoded by the exons ATGCCTTCATTACTTCAAGCATTCTATGTCCTCGCACTCATCAACTTGGTCCTCGCCGCTCCACACCCAGCACAAAAGCGAAGCTTCAAAGTCGAGCGAGTCGCAAACCCTAATTATGTCGGTCGAACAGCTGGTGCTGGTACAAGAGCTCTCATCAAAGCATACAACAAGCATTCCATGACTCTCCCAGCATCATTGGTCGAGGCCATGAACTCAGGTGCCAACCCAGCCTTCCCAGAAGGAAACTCCAAAGCCGCCACTGGAAGCACAACGGCAGTAGCCGCCGCCGCAAGTGGTAGCGCAGCTGCAGGAACTGGAATTGTCGCTGCTACCCCAGAGAGTGGAGATGTTGAGTACTTGTCGCAAGTCAACATCGGTGGACAAACCATGAACATGGACTTCGATAGTGGATCATCTGATCTCTGGGTTTTCAGCACTCAACTCGCAACCGCTTCCCAATCTGGTCATCAAAACTATGATTCCTCTAAATCAACAAGCTTCAAGGCAATGCAGGGTGCTACTTGGTCCATCTCGTACGGTGATGGATCCGGAGCTGCTGGAAACGTCGGTACTGACACTGTCAACATTGGAGGAGCCACTGTCACTGGACAAGCAATTGAGATGGCTACCGCAGTCTCCGCATCTTTCGTCTCCGACACCCAATCAAACGGACTTGTCGGTCTCGCATTCTCTAAACTCAACACTGTCAAGCCCACTCAACAAAAGACCTTCTTCGATAACGCTATGTCTCAAGGTCTCGCTCAACCAGTTTTCACTGCCGACCTCCGCAAAGCCGCTGCTGGATCTTACGAGTTCGGAAACATTGATTCTACCAAGTTCAACGGATCCCTCACCTGGGCTGCTGTTAACACCACTCAAGGATTCTGGCAATTCAGCTCCGGCAAATTTTCCGTTGGAGGTGGCCCCGAGACCGCTGTACCAAACGGACAAGCTATTGCTGATACCGGAACCACTCTCATGTTGGCTGACGCAAACATTGTCAATGGTTACTATAGCAAGGTTCAAGGTGCTGTCAACAACCAAACTGTCGGTGGTGTTACATTCCCTTGCGCTGCCACTCTCCCAGATTTGGCTATCGATGTTGGAGGAACCTACATGGCTACCGTCCGTGGTTCTGATATCAACTATGCTCCTGTTGATAACACTGGTACCA CCTGCTTCGGAGGTCTCCAAGCCACCACTTCCAACCTCCAAATTTACGGTGACATTATGTTCAAGTCTCAATTCGTCGCATTCAACGGAGGAAACAACTCCCTTGGAATGGCTCCTCATCAATAG
- the Bcgua1 gene encoding Bcgua1, with product MASTVAEIEPHKVYDTILTLDFGSQYTHLITRRLRELNVYSEMLPCTQKLADLQWKPKGIILSGGPYSVYEEGAPHVDPAFFELGVPILGICYGMQEIAYRISKDNVIAGTAREFGHADLKAKKIDNGRVDQLFAGLEDDVKVWMSHGDKLSALPDGFHTIATTANSEYAAIAHESQHIYGLQFHPEVTHTENGIQLLKNFAVGICGAQTNWTMAKFVDQEIARIRTLVGEKGQVLGAVSGGVDSTVAAKLMHEAIGDRFHAVLVNNGVMRLNECEQVRKTLTENLGINLIVADASEDFLDGLAGLDEPEAKRKFIGGKFIDVFEAEAKKIEDAAANSDKAGKIEFFLQGTLYPDVIESISFKGPSATIKTHHNVGGLPKRMTEGQGLKLIEPLRELFKDEVRQLGRELGIAHELVMRHPFPGPGIAIRVLGEVTRERVEMARKADHIFISMIREAGLYDNIGQAFAAVDPSRAVGVMGDKRMYGNIIILRAVQTTDFMTAIAYPFENAFLSRVSTRIINEVHGVCRVVYDYTSKPPGTIELE from the exons ATGGCTTCTACAGTTGCTGAGATTGAACCTCACAAGGTTTACGATACTATTCTTACTCTGGATTTTGGATCCCAATACACTCACCTTATTACCAGACGTTTGCGCGAACTCAATGTCTACTCTGAAATGCTTCCATGCACCCAAAAGCTTGCAGATCTCCAATGGAAGCCAAAAGGTATCATTTTGTCCGGAGGACCATACTCAGTCTACGAGGAGGGTGCACCACACGTTGACCCCGCATTCTTCGAACTTGGAGTTCCCATTCTCGGTATATGCTATGGAATGCAAGAGATTGCTTATAGAATTAGCAAAGACAACGTCATTGCTGGAACAGCCCGCGAGTTCGGACATGCTGATCTGAAggcaaagaaaattgataatGGACGAGTCGACCAATTATTCGCAGGATTAGAGGACGACGTTAAAGTCTGGATGAGTCATGGTGATAAATTGAGTGCATTGCCAGATGGATTCCACACTATTGCTACAACTGCAAACTCTGAATACGCAGCAATTGCACACGAGAGTCAACACATCTATG GACTTCAATTCCACCCCGAAGTTACTCACACCGAAAATGGAATTCAACTCCTCAAGAACTTCGCCGTCGGTATCTGCGGAGCCCAAACAAACTGGACTATGGCAAAATTCGTGGACCAAGAGATCGCCAGAATCCGCACATTGGTTGGAGAGAAGGGTCAAGTTTTGGGTGCTGTCAGTGGAGGTGTTGATTCAACTGTCGCTGCAAAATTAATGCACGAGGCGATTGGAGATCGATTCCATGCCGTTCTCGTCAACAACGGTGTTATGAGATTGAATGAGTGCGAACAAGTACGAAAGACATTGACAGAAAACCTCGGCATCAATTTGATTGTCGCAGATGCATCTGAAGATTTCCTCGACGGCCTTGCCGGACTCGACGAGCCAGAAGCAAAGAGAAAGTTCATTGGAGGAAAATTCATTGATGTTTTCGAAGCTGAAGCtaaaaagattgaagacGCAGCAGCCAACTCCGACAAAGCAGGcaagattgaattcttcttGCAAGGAACATTGTACCCAGATgttattgaaagtatttcATTCAAGGGCCCTTCGGCGACTATCAAAACTCATCACAACGTTGGTGGTCTTCCAAAACGTATGACAGAGGGCCAAGGACTCAAACTCATCGAACCTTTGAGAGAGTTGTTCAAGGACGAAGTTAGACAATTGGGAAGAGAGTTAGGAATTGCCCATGAACTCGTCATGCGCCATCCTTTCCCAGGTCCAGGTATCGCCATTCGTGTCTTGGGAGAAGTTACTCGGGAACGTGTCGAAATGGCTAGAAAAGCCGaccatatcttcatctctatGATCAGAGAGGCAGGCCTCTATGACAACATTGGACAAGCCTTTGCAGCTGTTGATCCAAGTAGAGCGGTTGGTGTTATGGGCGACAAGAGAATGTATGGAAATATCATTATCTTGAGAGCAGTTCAGACAACCGATTTCATGACTGCCATCGCATATCCTTTCGAGAATGCGTTCTTGTCCCGTGTTTCTACAAGAATTATCAACGAGGTTCACGGTGTTTGCAGAGTTGTGTATGATTACACTAGCAAGCCTCCTGGAACTATCGAGTTGGAATAA